A genomic region of Haliotis asinina isolate JCU_RB_2024 chromosome 1, JCU_Hal_asi_v2, whole genome shotgun sequence contains the following coding sequences:
- the LOC137277629 gene encoding uncharacterized protein, whose protein sequence is MDSVRFQLTLEQVESLVSKGAVQEIPLQDRTPGFYSPVFVRPKRNSGKWRLIHDLKEFNSSYLEQPPYFRLLTVPSAMRLLEPSDYMVSLDLQDAYLHIPIHLADRRYLRFVLGGRHFQWNVLLFGISSAPWLFTRVTQPIVQFLHELQVQFLMYLDDGFAHNPSPSILEAQRDLVIHLLRRLGWLVNLEKSDLVPTTSLQYLGAILDTVAFKAFVPKERMTRLAPLMTRALSEPLSLRQWQRILGLLTSAQDLTIRGRLMLRPLQVFLNEHVRETHCLHPISLPPHLRHFLTWWQVDDNVLKGVPLRTPLPTSHLFVDASTQGWGAHLGSDQTAGTWSATQQDRHINVLELDAVRLAILHWSVPLRHQTLLVHTDSSVAAWTINRQGSTRATPLLDLTLRLFELVDRLCLSIRAVHIPGAKNVLADVLSRPDAPPSTEWQLNPRTFQSLCLQFGRPMLDLFATRLNCQLPIYVSPVPDPAAWAVDALSLEWEGMDAYAFPPPAVLAQVVATLQTTKSIRLLLVAPMWPARPWFIPLRRLCLQDPVQIPHRRDLLISKPSGRVHENPQRKTTQKLYDFQWGSFSSFCEDNGVEAGSATLPQIADYLVHLRNVRGLKASSINTNLAAIMSVIRKRSPGLDISVLRELIKSFRQAEGRRKPRAPEWDLAVVLDHLKSDFYEPLEEALLLRVTVKTTFLVAMASAARISQLHALQADLLRFEATDGGSASLGLAPDFVCKNQQADELGRTFHIPSLGPLVDPTEDPLGRGGGGSSSLTPRGAKGRLIGELLGYTFGRPS, encoded by the exons atggactcggtcaggttccaaCTCACCTTAGAGCAGGTGGAGTCTCTAGTCTCCAAGGGGGCAGTTCAGGAAATCCCCCTCCAGGATCGGactcccgggttctattcccccgtTTTTGTCAGGCCCAAACGCAACTCGGGGAAATGGCGGCTGATTCACGACTTAAAGGAGTTCAACTCCTCCTACCTCGAACAGCCGCCATATTTTCGACTCTTGACTGTTCCATCAGCCATGCGGTTACTGGAGCCCTCGGACTACATGGTGTCCCTCGACCTCCAGGATGCGTACCTGCACATCCCCATTCACTTGGCAGATCGCAGGTACCTCCGTTTCGTCCTGGGGGGCAGGCACTTTCAGTGGAATGTCCTCCTGTTCGGGATTTCCTCTGCCCCATGGCTGTTCACTCGTGTGACCCAACCCATCGTCCAGTTCCTCCACGAACTCCAGGTCCAATTCCTTATGTACCTGGACGATGGGTTCGCTCACAACCCTTCGCCCTCCATTCTCGAGGCGCAAAGGGACCTCGTCATCCACCTCCTTCGACGCCTAGGGTGGCTAGTGAACCTGGAGAAGTCGGACCTGGTACCAACCACCTCTCTCCAATACCTAGGTGCCATACTGGATACAGTAGCCTTCAAGGCTTTTGTACCCAAGGAGCGGATGACCAGGCTAGCGCCCCTGATGACTCGGGCACTATCAGAGCCCCTGTCCCTCAGGCAGTGGCAGCGGATATTGGGCCTCCTGACGTCAGCCCAGGACCTAACCATAAGGGGGAGGCTGATGCTCCGACCTCTTCAGGTGTTCCTCAACGAGCACGTCAGGGAGACCCACTGTCTTCACCCAATAAGTCTCCCACCTCACCTCAGACACTTCCTCACCTGGTGGCAAGTGGACGACAACGTCCTCAAAGGAGTTCCCCTAAGGACACCTCTCCCGACCAGTCACCTTTTCGTGGACGCCTCCACCCAAGGATGGGGCGCTCACTTGGGGTCGGACCAGACGGCAGGTACCTGGTCGGCAACCCAGCAGGACcggcacatcaatgtgctggaGTTGGACGCTGTACGACTTGCCATCCTCCATTGGTCCGTTCCCCTCAGGCACCAGACCTTACTGGTCCACACGGACAGCTCAGTCGCAGCCTGGACGATCAACCGTCAAGGCTCCACCAGAGCCACTCCTCTCCTAGACCTGACCCTCCGCCTGTTCGAACTGGTAGACAGGCTCTGCCTGAGCATCCGTGCAGTTCACATTCCAGGAGCCAAGAACGTCCTGGCAGATGTTCTCTCCCGGCCGGACGCGCCTCCTTCGACAGAGTGGCAACTGAACCCGCGGACGTTTCAGTCCCTCTGTCTCCAGTTCGGCAGGCCCATGTTGGATCTGTTTGCCACCAGGCTGAACTGCCAGCTCCCGATCTATGTATCCCCCGTGCCGGACCCAGCGGCCTGGGCCGTCGATGCACTGTCGTTAGAGTGGGAAGGGATGGACGCTTATGCCTTCCCTCCCCCAGCGGTTCTAGCACAGGTAGTGGCCACGCTTCAGACCACCAAGTCCATCAGACTGCTTCTGGTGGCTCCCATGTGGCCTGCCCGGCCCTGGTTCATTCCCCTTCGCAGACTCTGTCTGCAGGATCCCGTTCAGATCCCTCACCGGAGGGACCTTCTCATAAGCAAGCCAAGCGGCCGTGTTCACGAAAACCCTCAG AGGAAAACCACGCAGAAGCTCTACGACTTCCAGTGGGGTTCCTTTTCCTCCTTCTGTGAAGACAACGGCGTGGAGGCCGGTTCTGCCACTCTTCCCCAGATAGCTGATTATCTGGTTCACTTGCGCAACGTTCGAGGGCTCAAGGCCTCCTCCATTAACACCAATCTGGCGGCCATCATGTCCGTTATAAGGAAGAGGTCGCCGGGACTGGACATTTCTGTACTGAGGGAGCTCATCAAGTCTTTCCGACAGGCGGAGGGTCGGCGCAAGCCGAGGGCTCCTGAGTGGGATCTGGCAGTGGTCCTTGACCACCTCAAGTCAGATTTTTATGAGCCTCTGGAAGAGGCTCTCCTCCTCCGTGTCACGGTGAAGACCACCTTTCTAGTGGCCATGGCCTCGGCGGCCCGAATATCGCAGCTTCACGCTCTTCAGGCGGATCTCCTGAGATTTGAGGCCACGGATGGAGGATCGGCGTCCTTGGGCCTCGCCCCCGACTTCGTTTGCAAGAACCAACAGGCAGACGAACTGGGACGTACCTTCCACATCCCTTCCTTAGGGCCGTTGGTAGACCCGACGGAGGACCCCTTAGGCAGGGGCGGCGGAGGCTCTTCCTCCCTCACTCCCAGAGGAGCGAAAGGGAGATTGATCGGAGAGCTCTTGGGGTATACCTTCGGTCGGCCATCATAG